A region from the Rufibacter sp. DG15C genome encodes:
- a CDS encoding YafY family protein — translation MDNEALNRFDRIVAMLQHLQSGRTVKAQELADRFQVSLRTVYRDIRSLEASGVPVTGEAGVGYSLLEGYRLPPVMFTHEEAGSFVAAEKLMQKFSDKALGAHFESAMYKVKSVLRGSAKDRVATLEAQIWVDASTQLFNQHTPHALDVLLDSMAEKKQVAMQYQAFSSEEPTERLIEPVGLFHENNFWYIMGYCHLRADYRQFRTDRMLQIKLTDRPFSKEHGPLSDYRKPKALSEKMKVVLRVEKQFAKYIQTSRTYYGFTSEKPDGDYVVMTFLTEPHCEGFARWFLMFGDCAQILEPESLKEQVSDIIAKVQASLQVTPEPVLI, via the coding sequence ATGGACAATGAAGCCCTCAACCGTTTTGACCGCATCGTGGCCATGTTGCAGCATTTGCAGTCAGGCCGCACAGTCAAAGCCCAGGAACTGGCCGACCGCTTTCAGGTAAGCCTGCGCACCGTGTACCGCGACATCCGGTCCCTGGAAGCCTCAGGCGTGCCCGTCACCGGCGAGGCAGGCGTGGGTTACTCCTTACTGGAAGGTTACCGCTTGCCGCCCGTCATGTTCACCCATGAAGAAGCCGGCAGTTTTGTAGCGGCAGAGAAGCTGATGCAGAAGTTCAGCGACAAAGCATTAGGCGCGCATTTTGAGTCTGCCATGTACAAAGTTAAATCTGTGCTGCGGGGCAGTGCCAAAGACCGGGTGGCAACACTTGAAGCTCAGATTTGGGTAGACGCCTCTACCCAGCTTTTCAATCAGCACACCCCCCATGCTCTGGATGTGCTATTGGATAGTATGGCCGAGAAAAAGCAGGTGGCTATGCAGTACCAGGCCTTCAGTTCTGAGGAACCTACTGAGCGCCTCATAGAGCCCGTGGGCTTGTTCCATGAAAACAATTTTTGGTACATCATGGGCTACTGTCACCTGCGTGCAGATTACCGGCAGTTCAGGACAGACCGCATGCTGCAGATAAAATTAACGGACCGCCCCTTTAGCAAAGAGCACGGTCCGTTATCTGATTATAGAAAGCCGAAAGCCCTTTCTGAGAAAATGAAAGTGGTCTTACGGGTAGAGAAGCAATTTGCAAAGTACATCCAGACCAGCCGCACGTATTACGGGTTCACCTCTGAAAAACCAGACGGCGACTACGTGGTGATGACCTTCCTGACAGAGCCCCACTGCGAAGGCTTTGCCAGGTGGTTCCTCATGTTCGGGGACTGCGCCCAGATTCTGGAGCCTGAAAGCCTGAAAGAACAAGTAAGCGACATCATTGCCAAGGTGCAGGCTTCTTTACAAGTTACACCTGAACCCGTTCTGATTTAG